The following coding sequences are from one Plasmodium gaboni strain SY75 chromosome 10, whole genome shotgun sequence window:
- a CDS encoding hypothetical protein (conserved Plasmodium protein, unknown function), with translation MKSRNNIHHKKKNKVNNSIEEYKDVIPDIEIQIENLLKKFHIIKYDYKITHFLIDIIQNESLKILKNAKHIKKNIYFNNHNINDDNINDDHTNNIDNNNDNINNVKENEDIKDDTLYEEKYIQEEEEKIDDINNNIDMQNINEKNSPNESNSQILNELFDNFNEDSVIEKSSHIDIVVNNTEKEKVNINDDDIIEDKQIDDDVIEDKPIDDDIIGDKPIDDDIIGDKPIDDDIIGDKQIDDDIIGDQPIDDDISNKLELSLSDIFNTVECTSNNIQEQENKDQLNNKDILPNNKNDIKENNHIVIDNSINYNINNKKNLQNIVNNKNKIHNDVLIIDEESVNLAIKEYIIKTIYRKKNVDFLYEKLECQQKDNLMINRNIKYPSGLPPYLPDDCSVNTILPSWDIKYNFNSSKRKIKK, from the coding sequence atgaaaagtAGAAACAATATTCATcataaaaagaaaaacaaagTTAATAATAGCATCGAAGAATATAAGGACGTAATACCAGATATTGAAATTCAAATTGAAAACTTATTAAAGAAGTTTCATatcataaaatatgattataaaattactcattttttaattgatataatacaaaatgaatcacttaaaatattaaagaatgccaaacatataaagaagaatatatattttaataatcataatataaatgatgataatataaatgatgatcatacaaataatattgataataataatgataatattaataatgtGAAAGAAAATGAGGATATAAAAGATGACACAttatatgaagaaaaatatatacaagaagaggaagaaaaaattgatgatataaataataatatagatatgcaaaatataaatgaaaaaaattcaCCTAATGAATCTAATTCacaaatattaaatgaattatttgACAATTTTAATGAGGATAGTGTTATAGAAAAAAGCTCACATATTGATATAGTTGTTAATAATACAGAGAAAGAAAAAGTTAACattaatgatgatgatataatTGAAGATAAACAAATTGATGATGATGTAATTGAAGATAAACCAAttgatgatgatataatTGGAGATAAACCAAttgatgatgatataatTGGAGATAAACCAAttgatgatgatataatTGGAGATAAACAAAttgatgatgatataatTGGAGATCAACCAATTGATGATGATATTTCAAATAAACTGGAATTGTCATTATCAGATATTTTTAATACTGTCGAATGTACCAGTAATAATATCCAAGAACAAGAAAATAAAGACcaattaaataataaagatatactacccaataataaaaatgatattaaagaaaataatcatattgTTATAGATAATTCTATAAACtataatatcaataataaaaaaaatttacaaaatattgttaataataaaaataaaatacataatgATGTATTAATAATTGATGAAGAAAGTGTAAATCTAGCCATTAAAGAATATATCATCAAAACCatttatagaaaaaaaaatgtagatttcttatatgaaaaattgGAATGTCAACAAAAAGATAATCTTATGattaatagaaatataaaatatccATCCGGCCTTCCTCCATATTTACCAGATGATTGTTCTGTTAATACCATACTACCATCATGggatataaaatataactTCAATTCTTCAAAAAGAAAgattaaaaaataa
- a CDS encoding leucine-rich repeat protein, which yields MASYNVLGELTTFNEDETIITHQYSRIKKIENIEKCKKLKTLKLISNCIEKLENLENNVELEHLELYENVIKKIENISMLINLKVLDLSFNKIKIIENLDTLVNLEELYLSSNKISKIENLQNCKKLRLLELGYNKIRTIENIEHLTNLEELWLGKNKIEHINLPYLPKLKKLSVQHNRLTDICEKSIKNILCVEELYISYNKINDIIDCFKDLKHLKVLDLSYNEIDNISICSHLKSVEELWLNNNNIHNLEMIQNLSTNDNLKTLYLEKNKIQDNLKENYRKTIIHILPQLKQLDALPISSSTKLQT from the exons atggcTAGTTATAATGTGCTTGGTGAACTTACAACCTTCAATGAGGATGAAACTATAATTACACATCAATATTcaagaataaaaaaaatagaaaacATTGAAAAATGTAAAAAGTTAAAA aCCCTCAAACTTATATCCAACTGCATTGAGAAACTGGAaaatttagaaaataatgTTGAACTAGAACATTTagaattatatgaaaatgtgataaaaaaaatagagAACATATCTATGCTGATTAATTTAAa aGTGTTGGATTTGTCgtttaataaaataaaaattattgaaAATTTAGATACTCTAGTGAATTTGGAAGAGTTGTATTTATCTAGCAACAAAATATCCAAG aTTGAAAATTTACAGAATTGTAAAAAATTGAGACTTCTAGAATTAggatataataaaattagaACCATTGAAAATATCGAACATCTAACAAATTTAGAAGAATTGTGGCTTGgcaaaaataaaatagaacACATAAATTTACCTTATCTTCctaaattaaaaaaattaagtGTGCAACATAATCGCTTAACAGATATATGTGAGAAatctataaaaaatattttatgtgttgaagaattatatataagttataataaaataaatgatattattgATTGCTTCAAAGatttaaaacatttaaaAGTTCTTGATCTATCATATAATGAAATAGATAATATCTCTATATGTTCTCATTTAAAATCTGTAGAAGAATTATGgttaaataataataatatacataacTTAGAAATGATTCAAAATTTATCTacaaatgataatttaaaaacTTTATATctagaaaaaaataaaatacaagATAACTTGAAAGAAAATTATAGAAAAACTATCATACATATTTTGCCACAATTAAAACAATTAGATGCTCTACCTATTTCGTCCTCAACAAAATTACAAAcatga
- a CDS encoding putative RNA polymerase II-associated protein 1, producing the protein MDDSLNNLQDKLRKERTNDQFILNKCNFNIIERYEDSSSEEENGFDNNNNKGKSDLKEHYKNNSLLCNKKKDNITNDNNNNNNNNNNNNNNNTISKNKTYKNNQEYNTYNNYNNINDNVSFPLALHRSILNLQKNNKTEKMQKVEIYENKRVIINNENNNINRNNNINNNNIINNNNIINNNIINNNIINNNNNSETQISIDAKNIFNEKYHLNAQSKYNLTFQLNKNEVAKLEWTNPVKDDEIRIIKNIEEIKLHEIRFDFQGKLRIQINEKLYNEKENKMIFNHFDGLYHHNEEPLNSGYTLPEILYLCQSSYNNQVCISLKILKHVFINMHIKLSYIYPTFQNIFNSNFMKNKYSYGFTYKRFINYIDNDLKIFQKLLIIFNYYYNKNVEINCLHTLASYLFPNNIFQINDNVLFNQYLDINNKQEKHNYLFFQNYEIFSYLNFFSDLCFFIDGYNIYFYSNKKYKIKNIKLSNVNNKNCFGHNILNKSGQKEDQNIQDDIPDDLEDQMEDIYFLDENNDINDTKINESNTNDVSDVKEDTVYNFSNFLKRYREKDDPLLLKEGKNGNNDIYIDKIKRWNTKKKINDKNGDVNINLSDINNTNNISKSTPIDHNTILYNDSSNKQNNKNLMSFFEYMDTINFDPLKIRNLNFEMIKYCYMNKYNYNKILNNINNILTNNFAVIEIENSCVCLLIGLLIKKKQEINILKHSDLIKNIEKILESNMLGTDLYQERFNKQNKKKNNLVYSDDDVFRNPIHINFVYNIITLIKYIIIYNYDKEILNKIDILPFLMFFRTLPFFINNKNKEKYINGDINISTHTDVNTNTCTNTYMNPPSNEDAYFFISTEVIKIFRLLLYCNIYIESVDYFHDIINYVNSVVVYKKKKNEECYIYKKFLSQIYLYISVYNCMHADKELSGLLYHNKIIRTLENSVNDNIYFSPTYDDNIKSIIKSNQYEKEITQHQKDNRLDDIIKWGTTECYSFNILCDLELLYQCYTYIYSIFIATKKMKDNNNNNNNNKKNINDKEDRFINIEHIKNIIKTIKVVVIFIKNKLNHLLNFYIEREEGNKTKTNIVTTIIKDIWDECPFPFNYIIYNKRETNLYLFFLVYIQILNVILNIYYILIHMEYINEEKVMLIDIKNIFEDIENEILNNFMMNVFKEENILQSHNIFLPLAYLFYNIYKIKCFYNISNNNDNIIKEEKKNIKLHLLLFYSLTYSSSLYLNFECLKKIFNNPFLMEVNINNETTSRRVNYNNVDNLETNRCDKKEVIDNDNIKDDLIDIENNNINNNNNNNSDIYKEDITCINLQKNKKKHIYLLTFLNKYITIDNNKCLLFFHSKKNLILLFLINIFKACCKPSNEIKKEEKLNIQKNLTLLLNEYFIEFLSNNMDIDMFLKIFVPIFIVDNSKSIGDFLSEEKNIYLLLERIAHIYIFKRVSITSDAAQKNHINHDNNKDDIIIINQNNNSNNNNINDDDSCETNHCCDNMNSSRINFSDTLYLEKIKNIIITFSNNNNLDIIKEENIIHNLNKFQSEKRNITCYNDQKEILINKNILVIIYQQIIESYKKGCFFNPLFLSFLFFFSSSSFPNECRQLFFNDDDLIKMLAKNVFIHFYDNTHYIIFTTSTYYGEEQNNYLINITHLFPPLYSFIINTTEDQINLNKNLESYFRSVKKENSYTSLLHFIFYMKQAFLQT; encoded by the coding sequence ATGGATGACTCATTAAACAATCTGCAAGATAAATTGAGAAAAGAAAGAACCAATGATCAGtttattttgaataaatgtaattttaatattattgaaCGATATGAAGATTCATCAAgtgaagaagaaaatggatttgacaataataataataaaggaaaaagcgatttaaaagaacattataaaaataatagcttattatgtaataaaaagaaGGATAATATAACGAATGataacaacaacaataataataacaataataataataacaataataatactataagtaaaaacaaaacctataaaaataatcaggaatataacacatataataattataataatataaatgataatgtTAGTTTCCCTTTAGCTTTACATAGAagtatattaaatttacaaaaaaataataaaactGAAAAAATGCAGAAAGTAGAaatttatgaaaataaaagggtcatcattaataatgaaaacAATAACATCAATCGTAATAATAACatcaataataataatattatcaataataataatatcatcaataataatatcatcaataataatatcatcaataataataacaattCTGAGACACAAATCTCTATTGATGcaaaaaacatttttaatgaaaaatatcACCTGAATGCACAAAGCAAATACAACCTTACATTTCAacttaataaaaatgaagtAGCCAAACTGGAATGGACCAATCCAGTTAAAGATGATGAAATAAgaatcataaaaaatatagaagaAATTAAATTACATGAAATACGTTTCGATTTTCAAGGTAAGCTAAGAATTCAAATcaatgaaaaattatataatgaaaaagaaaataaaatgatattcAATCATTTTGATGGattatatcatcataatGAAGAACCTTTAAATAGCGGATATACACTACCcgaaatattatatttatgtcaaagttcttataataatcaaGTTTGTATTtcattaaaaattttaaaacatgtttttataaatatgcacataaaattatcatatatatatcctacatttcaaaatatttttaattccaattttatgaaaaataaatattcttatGGATTTACTTATAAAagatttattaattatattgataatgatttaaaaatattccaAAAATtacttattatttttaattattattataataaaaatgtagaAATAAATTGTCTACATACATTAGCTAGCTATTTATTTccaaataatattttccaAATAAATGATAACGTATTATTTAATCAATATCTTgacataaataataaacaagAAAAACATAATTACTTATTCTTTCaaaattatgaaatattttcttatcTAAATTTTTTTAGTGATCTCTGTTTTTTTATCGATGGATATAAtatctatttttattcaaacaaaaaatataaaatcaaaaatattaaattatccaatgtaaataataaaaattgttTTGGTCATAATATTCTGAACAAGTCAGGTCAAAAAGAGGATCAAAATATTCAAGATGACATTCCTGATGATTTAGAAGATCAAATGgaagatatatattttttggatgaaaataatgatataaatgacacaaaaataaatgaatcCAATACGAATGATGTATCTGATGTTAAGGAGGACACGGTTTATAATTTTTcgaattttttaaaaagataTAGAGAAAAGGATGACccattattattaaaagagGGAAAAAATGgtaataatgatatatatattgataaaataaaaagatggaatacaaaaaaaaaaattaatgataaaaatggggatgtaaatataaatctaagtgatataaataatacaaataatataagtaAGAGTACCCCTATTGACCATAACAccattttatataatgacagtagtaataaacaaaataataaaaatttaatgTCATTCTTTGAATATATGGACACCATTAATTTTGATCctttaaaaataagaaaCCTCAATTTTGagatgataaaatattgctatatgaacaaatataattataataaaatattaaataatataaataatatattaacaaataattttgCTGTTATAGAAATAGAAAACAGTTGTGTATGTCTTTTAATTGGATTATTaattaagaaaaaacaagaaataaatatattaaaacatagtgatttaataaaaaatatagaaaaaatattagaaTCCAACATGCTTGGAACAGATTTATATCAAGAAAGATTCAATAAACaaaacaagaaaaaaaataatttagTATATTCAGATGACGATGTATTTAGAAATCctatacatataaattttgtttataatataattacattaataaaatatattataatatataattatgataaggaaatattaaataaaatagacATATTACCATTTTTGATGTTCTTCCGAACGCTAccattttttattaacaataaaaataaagaaaaatatataaatggagatataaatataagcACACATACAGATGTAAATACAAATACATGCacaaatacatatatgaaCCCTCCTTCAAATGAGGATGCATACTTTTTCATTTCAACAGaagttataaaaatattccgccttttattatattgtaatatatatatagaatcCGTAGATTATTTTCAcgatataataaattacGTTAATAGTGTGGTTgtatacaaaaaaaaaaaaaatgaggaatgttatatttataaaaagttCTTATctcaaatatatttatatataagtgTTTACAATTGCATGCATGCTGATAAAGAACTTTCTGGTCTTTTATATCACAATAAAATTATCAGAACTTTAGAAAATTCTgtaaatgataatatttatttttctcctacttatgatgataatataaagtCTATTATTAAATCTAATCAATATGAAAAAGAGATTACACAACATCAAAAAGATAATCGATTagatgatataataaaatggGGTACTACAGAATgttattcttttaatatattatgtgacttagaattattatatcagtgttatacttatatatattctatatttatagctaccaaaaaaatgaaagataataataataataataataataacaagaaaaatattaatgataagGAAGATAGATTTATAAACATTGaacacataaaaaatattataaaaacGATTAAAGTTGTagttatatttattaagaATAAATTGAATCACTTActtaatttttatattgaaAGAGAAGAAGGAAATAAAACAAAGACTAACATAGTAACAACAATAATTAAAGATATATGGGATGAATGTCCTTTCCcttttaattatataatatataataaaagagAAACAAATTTATATCTCTTCTTTTTAGTATacatacaaatattaaatgttatattaaatatatattatattctaatacatatggaatatataaatgaagaaaagGTCATGTTAATAGatatcaaaaatatatttgaagATATAGAgaatgaaatattaaataattttatgatgaatgtatttaaagaagaaaatatattacaatcacataatatttttttaccattagcatatttattttataatatatataagataaaatgtttttataatatatccaataataatgataatattataaaggaagaaaagaaaaatataaaattgcatttattattattttattctttgACCTATTCTTcatctttatatttaaattttgaatgcttgaagaaaatatttaataatcCTTTTCTCATGGAGgttaatataaataatgaaacAACAAGTAGAAGGGTTAATTACAATAATGTAGATAATTTGGAAACAAACAGGTGTGATAAGAAAGAAGTTAttgataatgataatataaaagatgatttaatagatatagaaaataataatattaataataataataataataatagtgatatatataaagaagaTATTACTTGTATTAATTTGcaaaaaaacaaaaaaaaacatatatatttattaacctttttaaacaaatatataactatagataataataaatgtttattattttttcatagtaaaaaaaatcttatcttattatttcttataaacatttttaaGGCATGTTGCAAACCAAGtaatgaaattaaaaaagaagagaaattaaatatacaaaaaaatttaacattattattaaatgaatattttattgaattcttatcaaataatatggaCATAGACATGTTTCTAAAAATTTTTGTGCCCATATTTATAGTAGATAATTCTAAATCTATTGGAGACTTCTTAAgtgaagaaaaaaatatatatcttttattaGAAAGAATagcacatatatatatatttaaaaggGTAAGTATAACATCTGATGCAGCACAAAAGAATCATATAAACCATGACAATAACAAGGATGacatcatcatcatcaaCCAAAACAACAACAgcaacaataataatattaatgatgatgatagTTGTGAGACTAATCATTGTTGTGATAATATGAACAGTTCAAGAATTAATTTTTCAGACACTTtatatttagaaaaaattaaaaatataattataactttttcaaataacaataatttagatataataaaagaagaaaatatcatacataacttaaataaatttcaaagtgaaaaaagaaatattacTTGTTACAATGAtcaaaaagaaatattaattaataaaaatattcttgttattatttatcaACAAATTATAGaatcatataaaaaggGTTGTTTCTTTAatcctttatttttatcttttttattttttttttcctctAGTTCATTTCCAAATGAATGTCGtcaattattttttaatgatgatgatttaataaaaatgttagcaaaaaatgtttttatacatttttatgataatactcattatattatatttacaacTTCAACATATTATGGAGAggaacaaaataattatctTATCAATATAACTCATTTGTTCCCACCActttattcatttattataaatacaacAGAAGATCAAATTAACttgaataaaaatttgGAATCCTATTTCAGAAGTgtaaaaaaagaaaattcATATACAAGTTTATTACactttatattttatatgaagCAAGCCTTTTTAcaaacataa